From the Microbacterium thalassium genome, one window contains:
- a CDS encoding glucose-6-phosphate isomerase has protein sequence MSFEIHVTGHVKSVVDETLPGLVADLVASGITAGDASLWGADAEPEASQRLGWVQAVSVSRPLVAEIEALRADLVARGVTRVVLAGMGGSSLAPEVITRTSGVPLVILDSTSPGQVLAAIDGDPEAGGLTQTVLVVASKSGSTVETDSAKRAFEAAFRDLGIDPAERIVVVTDPGSPLDESARADGYRVFNADPTVGGRYSALTAFGLVPAGLAGADISEILDEADATLLEVAIDSPDNPALVLAAAIAGGSPRRDKMGLITDGTHIAGLPDWIEQLVAESTGKEGTGILPVVLLPVSPEVDEPGDDLQIVRIVDEADEFHLFERHVGEVLISGSLGAQFVVWEYATAIAGRMLGINPFDQPDVESAKTAARGLLEARPEASAPAFVAEGVEVRVSDPALAASGTVAGVLDALWASVPDGGYVAIQAYVNRLELPQLQGLREMVAADSGTPTTFGWGPRFLHSTGQYHKGGPANGVFLQILERTDVDLEIPGRPFTFSQLIEAQAAGDADVLANGHGRPVVSLTLTDPQIEVLSLFEAAQ, from the coding sequence TCGCGGATCTGGTCGCCTCCGGCATCACGGCCGGCGACGCCTCGCTGTGGGGAGCCGACGCCGAGCCCGAGGCGTCGCAGCGGCTCGGCTGGGTTCAGGCGGTCAGCGTTTCGCGCCCGCTCGTGGCGGAGATCGAAGCGCTGCGCGCCGACCTCGTCGCCCGCGGCGTGACGCGGGTCGTGCTCGCCGGCATGGGCGGCTCGTCGCTCGCTCCGGAGGTCATCACGCGAACCTCGGGCGTGCCGCTCGTGATCCTCGACTCGACCTCGCCCGGCCAGGTGCTCGCCGCCATCGACGGCGACCCCGAGGCGGGCGGGCTGACGCAGACGGTCCTCGTCGTGGCGTCCAAGTCCGGCTCGACCGTCGAGACCGACTCGGCCAAGCGCGCCTTCGAGGCCGCGTTCCGCGACCTCGGCATCGACCCCGCCGAGCGCATCGTGGTCGTGACCGATCCCGGATCGCCCCTGGACGAATCGGCCCGCGCCGACGGCTACCGCGTCTTCAACGCGGATCCGACGGTGGGCGGCCGCTACTCGGCCCTGACGGCCTTCGGACTGGTTCCGGCAGGTCTCGCCGGCGCCGACATCTCGGAGATCCTCGACGAGGCCGATGCGACGCTGCTCGAGGTCGCGATCGACAGCCCCGACAATCCGGCGCTCGTCCTCGCGGCCGCCATCGCCGGCGGCTCGCCGCGGCGCGACAAGATGGGCCTCATCACCGACGGCACGCACATCGCGGGCCTGCCCGACTGGATCGAGCAGCTGGTGGCGGAGTCGACCGGCAAGGAGGGCACCGGGATCCTCCCCGTCGTGCTCCTGCCGGTCTCGCCCGAGGTCGACGAGCCCGGGGACGACCTGCAGATCGTGCGCATCGTCGACGAGGCGGACGAGTTCCACCTGTTCGAGCGGCACGTCGGCGAGGTCCTCATCAGCGGCTCGCTGGGTGCGCAGTTCGTGGTGTGGGAGTACGCCACCGCCATCGCGGGACGGATGCTGGGGATCAACCCGTTCGACCAGCCCGACGTCGAGTCGGCGAAGACCGCCGCGCGCGGCCTGCTCGAGGCACGGCCCGAGGCCTCCGCGCCCGCGTTCGTCGCCGAGGGCGTCGAGGTCCGGGTCTCGGATCCGGCTCTCGCGGCATCCGGCACGGTCGCCGGCGTCCTCGACGCGCTGTGGGCTTCGGTGCCCGACGGCGGCTACGTGGCGATCCAGGCGTACGTCAACCGCCTCGAGCTGCCGCAGCTGCAGGGCCTGCGCGAGATGGTCGCGGCGGACTCCGGCACGCCCACGACGTTCGGATGGGGGCCGCGGTTCCTGCACTCGACCGGGCAGTACCACAAGGGCGGGCCCGCGAACGGCGTGTTCCTGCAGATCCTCGAGCGCACCGACGTGGACCTCGAGATCCCCGGCCGGCCGTTCACGTTCAGCCAGCTCATCGAGGCCCAGGCCGCCGGCGACGCTGACGTCCTCGCGAACGGGCATGGGCGCCCGGTCGTCTCACTGACCCTGACCGACCCCCAGATCGAAGTGCTCTCGCTCTTCGAAGCCGCCCAATAG